From Gimesia panareensis, the proteins below share one genomic window:
- a CDS encoding DUF6807 domain-containing protein codes for MSQLFPDCQIVPLPDFQFSFRVKGKERLRWHHSPEYSRPFFYPFTGPAGVPLTRIGHPGAPNHDHHRSIWFAHHQVMGINFWAENTGAQILQKRWISIDERDAEAILAVELDWIDGHDPAPLLRQELIAAVRTNDADELFLELQTTFHPTASSLEFQKTNFGFLAVRVARSISSYFGAGTITNSNGQVGEKNIFGKPAEWMDYSGPVTPEVTEGITYFYHPSNPVAGMEKPVCWHVREDGWMGASPCMHGPLETTRKSPLTFRFLLHAHANQLHADQANRIYDSFAESSDYQIRKPEKRHTSATVVRKN; via the coding sequence ATGAGCCAGCTGTTTCCAGACTGTCAGATCGTTCCGCTCCCGGACTTTCAATTCTCGTTTCGCGTCAAAGGAAAAGAGCGGCTGCGCTGGCATCACTCTCCTGAATATTCACGTCCCTTCTTCTATCCGTTTACGGGACCGGCAGGCGTTCCGCTGACCCGGATCGGGCATCCGGGAGCGCCGAATCATGACCACCATCGCTCAATCTGGTTCGCCCACCATCAGGTCATGGGGATCAACTTCTGGGCCGAAAATACGGGGGCTCAAATCCTGCAGAAGCGCTGGATTTCCATCGACGAAAGAGACGCCGAAGCAATCCTGGCTGTCGAATTGGACTGGATCGATGGCCATGACCCCGCCCCTCTGCTCAGACAGGAACTGATTGCCGCTGTCAGAACCAATGACGCTGATGAGCTGTTTCTCGAGCTACAGACCACCTTTCACCCCACGGCCTCTTCCCTCGAATTCCAGAAAACGAATTTCGGCTTTCTGGCGGTACGGGTTGCCCGTTCCATTTCGAGCTACTTTGGCGCAGGTACCATCACTAACAGTAACGGACAGGTGGGGGAAAAGAATATCTTTGGCAAACCAGCGGAGTGGATGGACTATTCCGGACCGGTCACACCGGAAGTTACTGAAGGCATCACTTATTTCTACCATCCCTCAAATCCGGTAGCAGGTATGGAAAAACCAGTCTGCTGGCACGTCAGGGAAGATGGCTGGATGGGGGCCTCGCCTTGCATGCATGGCCCGCTGGAGACAACGCGAAAGTCGCCGCTCACGTTTCGCTTCTTACTGCACGCTCATGCGAATCAACTGCATGCAGATCAGGCAAATCGAATCTATGACTCTTTCGCTGAAAGCTCAGACTATCAGATTCGCAAACCCGAAAAACGACATACCAGTGCCACGGTTGTCCGGAAAAACTGA
- a CDS encoding Gfo/Idh/MocA family protein, translating into MHENASSQQPAQGRRNFMKQSLATLATTGLVVNPALTSGAFAASTELIKVGLVGCGGRGTGAAAQTLRADPNVELVALADAFGDQLEQSYQNLKKTEVQDRVKVDADHKFVGFNAYQKLIDSGVDLVLLATPPHFRPQHLKACIDAGKHVFCEKPVAVDGPGIRSVLETTKEAKKKNLTIVSGLCWRYETGMQEMVDKIHSGGIGDIISLQSIRYLGGVAKMAKRKPEWSDMEYQMRNWYYYTWLSGDFNTEQFVHELDKQSWVMGEYPVKCYSVGGRQTRTAPEYGHIYDHFSTVYEYANGTKFLASTRHQQGCSSMFVDTVSGTEGTATLMKYQIEGKNPWKGARRRTNMHQLEHNAMYKALRNGEIINNGEYMANSSMMGIIARMSAYTGKTLTWEQAMNSKEDLSPEKYDMAMSLPEPPVAMPGVTPFV; encoded by the coding sequence ATGCACGAAAATGCCTCCTCACAGCAGCCTGCTCAAGGTCGCCGTAATTTCATGAAGCAATCTCTGGCCACGCTGGCGACAACCGGGCTGGTTGTGAATCCCGCATTGACTTCAGGTGCCTTTGCTGCCAGCACCGAACTGATCAAAGTCGGTCTGGTTGGCTGTGGTGGTCGTGGAACGGGAGCGGCGGCCCAGACTCTGCGTGCAGATCCGAATGTGGAACTGGTGGCCCTGGCGGATGCGTTTGGTGATCAGCTGGAGCAAAGCTATCAGAACCTGAAGAAGACCGAAGTACAGGATCGTGTCAAAGTGGATGCCGATCATAAGTTTGTCGGTTTCAATGCTTATCAGAAACTGATTGATTCCGGTGTGGACCTGGTCCTGCTGGCAACGCCTCCTCACTTCCGTCCCCAGCATTTGAAAGCCTGTATCGATGCCGGGAAGCATGTCTTCTGTGAGAAGCCGGTTGCCGTCGATGGCCCCGGAATTCGTTCCGTACTGGAGACGACCAAAGAAGCCAAAAAGAAAAACCTGACCATCGTTTCCGGTCTGTGCTGGCGGTATGAAACCGGGATGCAGGAAATGGTGGATAAAATTCACAGCGGTGGTATCGGCGATATCATCTCGCTGCAGAGCATCCGTTACCTGGGCGGCGTGGCCAAAATGGCAAAACGCAAACCGGAATGGTCCGACATGGAATACCAGATGCGGAACTGGTATTACTACACCTGGCTGTCCGGCGATTTCAATACCGAACAGTTCGTGCATGAACTGGATAAACAGTCCTGGGTCATGGGCGAATATCCGGTGAAATGTTACAGTGTCGGCGGTCGTCAGACCCGTACTGCACCGGAGTACGGGCACATCTACGACCACTTCAGCACAGTCTACGAATATGCCAACGGAACCAAGTTCCTCGCATCCACCCGCCATCAGCAGGGTTGCAGTTCGATGTTTGTCGATACTGTTTCCGGGACAGAGGGGACCGCGACACTGATGAAGTATCAGATCGAGGGCAAGAATCCCTGGAAAGGGGCCCGCCGTCGCACGAACATGCATCAGCTGGAACATAACGCGATGTACAAAGCACTGCGGAATGGTGAAATCATCAACAACGGTGAGTACATGGCAAACAGTTCCATGATGGGGATCATTGCCCGCATGTCAGCCTATACTGGTAAGACCCTCACCTGGGAACAGGCGATGAATTCCAAAGAAGATCTGTCACCTGAGAAATACGATATGGCAATGTCATTGCCCGAACCCCCAGTGGCAATGCCCGGCGTGACACCGTTTGTCTAA
- a CDS encoding GntP family permease: protein MLENCPLILSAIRVNLENPFVILAIGISIVIGMIIFLRINAFLALITAAMVVSLLAPESTDGVNRMQRVAIAFGDSVSGIGIVIALAAIIGKCMMDSGAADRIVRTFLRVLGEKNASFALMGSGFVLAVPVFFDTVFYLLIPLARSLYRSTKRNYLMYVMAIAAGGAITHTLVPPTPGPLSMAANLGVDLGKMIFVGALVAFPAALVGILYSMFANRMMDIPMREVAEHTEPDPLKEDELPSLFVSLCPIVLPVLMITANTLVNSMLKGGVGPQGVLTKISPFTSIIGDANFALLVATAISMIILFKQRNLTLLKLGASVEEALMSGGVIILITAGGGAFGKMLTVAQIGPAIQGMFSTEETKVAGLSFLFLGFGIAALLKIAQGSSTVAMITTSAMLATMNVNSEMLGFDPVYLATAIGAGSLIGSWMNDSGFWIFCKMSGLTEEEALKSWTPLLIVLGCTSLATTVLLTFVWPMS, encoded by the coding sequence ATGTTGGAAAACTGTCCATTGATCCTATCAGCGATCCGTGTCAACCTGGAGAACCCATTCGTCATTCTGGCGATCGGTATCTCGATTGTGATCGGGATGATTATCTTTCTCCGGATCAATGCATTTCTGGCTTTGATCACTGCCGCCATGGTCGTCAGCCTGTTGGCACCAGAATCTACAGATGGTGTTAACCGCATGCAACGGGTCGCGATCGCCTTTGGTGACTCGGTCTCCGGAATCGGGATCGTGATTGCGCTCGCTGCGATCATCGGTAAGTGTATGATGGATAGTGGGGCCGCGGACAGGATCGTGCGCACCTTTCTCAGGGTGCTGGGAGAAAAGAACGCCTCGTTTGCGCTGATGGGGAGTGGCTTTGTGCTGGCGGTGCCCGTCTTTTTTGATACGGTGTTTTATCTGCTGATCCCCCTGGCCCGCTCTCTCTATCGCAGTACCAAACGCAATTATCTGATGTACGTGATGGCGATCGCCGCCGGAGGTGCGATCACACATACACTGGTCCCCCCGACTCCCGGACCGCTGTCGATGGCGGCTAACCTGGGTGTTGACCTGGGAAAGATGATCTTCGTTGGCGCCCTGGTCGCTTTTCCAGCCGCGCTGGTGGGTATCTTATACAGCATGTTCGCTAACAGGATGATGGATATCCCGATGCGGGAAGTCGCCGAACATACAGAGCCTGATCCTCTCAAGGAAGATGAACTCCCCTCCCTGTTTGTCTCACTCTGCCCCATCGTCCTGCCTGTCTTGATGATTACGGCCAACACGCTCGTCAATTCGATGCTGAAAGGGGGCGTCGGGCCGCAGGGTGTGCTTACCAAAATCAGCCCCTTTACTTCGATCATTGGTGATGCCAACTTCGCACTGCTGGTCGCCACTGCCATTTCCATGATCATTCTGTTTAAACAACGTAACCTGACCCTGCTCAAACTGGGTGCCTCGGTGGAAGAAGCACTGATGAGTGGTGGCGTGATCATCCTGATCACCGCGGGGGGAGGCGCCTTCGGTAAAATGCTGACGGTGGCCCAGATCGGACCTGCCATCCAGGGGATGTTCAGCACCGAAGAAACGAAGGTCGCCGGACTCAGCTTTCTGTTTCTCGGCTTCGGAATTGCAGCCCTGCTCAAAATCGCCCAGGGTTCCAGTACCGTCGCCATGATCACGACATCTGCCATGCTGGCTACGATGAACGTCAATTCCGAAATGCTCGGTTTTGACCCGGTCTACCTGGCCACGGCCATCGGTGCAGGGTCGCTGATCGGTTCCTGGATGAATGACAGTGGCTTCTGGATTTTCTGCAAGATGAGCGGGCTCACTGAAGAAGAAGCCCTCAAATCCTGGACTCCGCTGCTGATCGTACTGGGGTGCACCAGTCTGGCGACAACCGTGTTGTTGACGTTTGTCTGGCCCATGAGCTGA
- a CDS encoding sugar phosphate isomerase/epimerase family protein — protein MSPFRYSLNASTIRTTPLLDKIRVTAEAGYAGIELWFDEVEQFLAAGGELETISQAIQDSGLAVPTMIMLRDWWSATPEEYPQVFQTCLDRIKLAAKLGAEYVIACPHRDKNPDYDLGATRYRELLEAGIEAGAKPAVEFLGFVEDVTTIEDALQVVEKSGHPQATLVLDPFHVFRGGGSMDTIAQLKPEQIAISHFNDAVDTIPRETQMDPDRVLPGDGHLDLVHYCRLLKQIGYDGWLSLELFRDDLWQQDPLQVAQVGLERMQIIAEHA, from the coding sequence ATGAGCCCTTTCCGCTACAGCCTGAACGCCAGTACGATTCGTACCACACCGTTACTCGATAAAATCCGCGTCACAGCCGAAGCAGGATATGCCGGAATTGAGCTCTGGTTTGATGAGGTGGAGCAATTCCTCGCCGCGGGGGGTGAACTCGAGACCATCTCCCAGGCGATTCAGGATTCCGGGCTGGCGGTCCCTACGATGATCATGTTACGCGACTGGTGGTCAGCCACACCGGAAGAATATCCCCAGGTTTTTCAGACCTGCCTGGATCGCATCAAACTGGCGGCAAAACTCGGCGCAGAATATGTCATTGCCTGCCCGCATCGCGACAAAAATCCAGACTATGATCTGGGTGCGACACGCTATCGCGAGTTGCTCGAAGCGGGCATCGAAGCAGGCGCCAAACCCGCTGTGGAATTTCTCGGCTTTGTCGAAGACGTCACAACGATCGAAGATGCCCTGCAGGTCGTGGAAAAATCAGGACATCCGCAGGCGACTCTCGTGCTCGATCCGTTTCACGTCTTCCGTGGCGGCGGCTCCATGGATACCATTGCGCAACTCAAACCGGAACAGATCGCGATTTCTCACTTCAACGACGCCGTCGACACGATCCCCCGGGAAACACAAATGGATCCGGATCGGGTTCTGCCTGGCGACGGGCACCTGGACCTCGTCCATTACTGCCGCCTGCTGAAACAGATCGGATATGACGGCTGGCTGTCACTCGAGCTGTTCCGGGATGATCTCTGGCAACAGGACCCGCTCCAGGTCGCCCAGGTGGGACTGGAACGGATGCAGATCATTGCGGAACATGCCTGA
- a CDS encoding sugar phosphate isomerase/epimerase family protein — MSETGSEITTLEAESTRRTFLKQTSATILAGSLLQPLAGLAGEEKTAGKQGRIKKAVKYQMITEKIPVMDKFKMLKDLGFEGTEIHYRTKVDPKEVRKAIDATGVQVHGFLNSSRDELKDSIDQVKYYGGTSVLVVAGRVDQNNPYDVVYQQQQAKLRKHLPYAEKQGIKLLVENVWNNFLLSPLEMARFIDELDSPAAGVYFDVGNVVRFGWPEQWIRILGPRIGKLDIKEYSRQKQKDEGLWKGFQVEITEGDCNWPEVRQALKDIGYTQGWATAEVKGGDRQRLQDISERMDRALDLA; from the coding sequence ATGTCGGAAACAGGTTCGGAAATCACTACTTTGGAAGCAGAGTCAACACGCAGAACTTTTCTCAAGCAAACCTCGGCGACCATTCTGGCCGGTTCACTGCTGCAGCCGTTGGCGGGGCTTGCTGGGGAAGAGAAGACAGCTGGAAAGCAGGGCCGTATCAAAAAAGCGGTCAAGTACCAGATGATTACGGAAAAGATTCCGGTGATGGACAAGTTCAAGATGCTGAAGGATCTGGGCTTTGAGGGAACCGAGATTCATTATCGCACGAAAGTCGATCCCAAAGAGGTGCGCAAAGCCATTGATGCGACGGGAGTGCAGGTTCACGGATTTCTCAACAGCAGCCGGGATGAACTGAAAGACTCCATTGATCAGGTTAAATATTATGGGGGAACCAGCGTCCTGGTCGTCGCCGGTCGAGTCGACCAGAACAATCCTTATGATGTCGTCTATCAACAGCAGCAGGCGAAACTACGTAAGCATCTGCCTTATGCCGAGAAGCAGGGCATCAAACTGCTGGTCGAGAATGTGTGGAATAACTTCCTGTTGAGTCCCCTGGAGATGGCCCGCTTTATCGATGAGTTGGACAGCCCTGCGGCAGGTGTTTACTTCGATGTCGGGAATGTGGTTCGCTTTGGCTGGCCCGAGCAGTGGATTCGCATCCTGGGGCCGCGTATCGGCAAGCTGGATATCAAGGAATACAGCCGCCAGAAACAGAAGGATGAGGGGCTCTGGAAAGGTTTCCAGGTCGAGATTACTGAAGGGGACTGTAACTGGCCCGAAGTCCGTCAGGCGCTTAAAGATATCGGTTATACACAAGGCTGGGCGACGGCTGAGGTGAAGGGTGGCGACCGTCAGAGATTACAGGATATTTCGGAACGCATGGATCGTGCTCTTGATCTTGCCTGA
- a CDS encoding BBP7 family outer membrane beta-barrel protein, translated as MSRTSWKVMMITPFRLSALLVLLCSTVIPVVNCPVATAQDGTAEYVMHGDAEMVDQEMIQNPGMFSGVSTYSRSLVRQLPVDRGWAYDSPIDKQIGNMFRSSKLKLEYLHWSLKGPDDVLLGTPILGVADSTQPTTVFDREAGISRGTGVQLDYNDQSMDTNGMRGSLEFPLPEGTLEWNVWGIFRNKSIRPTDDIYATQSNSIPDDDLVVVTNFKINGAPASNTNVYDTSYSVTMNTEMVGTGVNYILDSYLPGDGFRMQPLFGFRYINFNESLNQVGVDSGVALITDPRTTTIYSKSENRVFGPSIGARTEFRQKWFTIGAEPKFTFGFNRNTNQVATDQLFTATDPRIVTVDKNNEFSPIFQLSLYAKVNVNEHFRCFVGYDYLFIGQISRAFNIIDYNENRDAANPAVGTRVQDNSSKFSADGITAGIELIW; from the coding sequence ATGAGTCGCACATCCTGGAAGGTAATGATGATTACTCCATTCAGACTGAGTGCACTGCTGGTGCTGCTGTGTTCGACCGTAATTCCGGTGGTCAATTGCCCGGTAGCAACTGCTCAAGATGGCACTGCAGAATACGTCATGCATGGTGATGCCGAGATGGTGGATCAGGAAATGATTCAGAACCCGGGGATGTTTTCCGGGGTCTCGACTTATTCCCGTTCTCTGGTTCGTCAGTTACCCGTGGATCGCGGCTGGGCGTATGATTCACCGATCGATAAACAGATCGGCAATATGTTTCGTTCCTCTAAACTCAAGCTGGAATATCTCCACTGGTCCTTGAAGGGACCAGATGATGTGCTGCTGGGTACGCCGATCCTGGGAGTTGCGGATTCTACACAGCCGACGACCGTTTTTGACAGAGAGGCTGGGATTTCCCGAGGGACCGGGGTTCAACTGGATTACAATGATCAATCAATGGATACGAACGGTATGCGAGGTTCACTGGAGTTTCCCCTGCCGGAAGGAACTCTGGAATGGAATGTCTGGGGGATTTTCAGAAACAAATCAATCCGCCCGACAGACGATATTTATGCCACGCAGTCCAATTCCATCCCTGATGATGATCTGGTGGTAGTGACCAACTTTAAAATCAACGGTGCCCCGGCCTCGAATACGAATGTGTATGACACCAGCTATTCCGTAACGATGAATACCGAAATGGTGGGAACAGGGGTGAACTACATTCTGGATTCCTATCTGCCTGGTGACGGGTTTCGGATGCAGCCCTTGTTCGGGTTTCGTTATATCAATTTCAATGAATCACTGAACCAGGTTGGTGTAGATTCCGGCGTGGCTTTAATCACAGATCCGCGAACGACGACCATCTATTCGAAATCAGAAAACCGGGTGTTCGGTCCCAGCATTGGTGCCCGGACAGAATTCAGACAGAAGTGGTTTACAATTGGTGCTGAGCCGAAATTTACTTTCGGGTTTAATCGGAATACCAATCAGGTTGCCACCGACCAGTTATTTACAGCCACCGATCCCCGGATTGTGACCGTTGATAAAAATAACGAGTTTTCACCGATCTTTCAGTTGTCCCTTTATGCGAAAGTGAACGTGAACGAGCACTTTCGATGTTTCGTGGGATACGATTACCTGTTTATCGGTCAGATCTCACGAGCCTTCAATATAATTGATTACAATGAAAATCGTGATGCAGCAAATCCTGCTGTCGGCACGCGCGTCCAGGATAACAGCAGCAAGTTCTCTGCTGACGGGATCACAGCCGGTATTGAGCTGATCTGGTAA
- a CDS encoding pectate lyase: MIMLSRSRLLKSLILLCFLAGGTISLRELQADVSVAEAKQAMRKATDFFTTQVAAEGGYLWRYSRDLKYREGEELATDSMIWLQPPGTPTVGEAYLSAYQKTGEPYLLKAAQATANALINSQLKSGGWADSVDFSKRSQSQFRVDGGGPSARNITTFDDNKSQSAVHFLIQLDQELKFKDQRLHEATLYALDSFIKAQFPNGGWPQRYDHFPDPKEYPVLKANYPDHWSRTFPKQKYTGYYTFNDNTIQDLVNVMFLAYHVYQDPRYRDSALKAGDFIILAQMPEPQPAWAQQYNLKMQPAWARKFEPPAVTGGESQGVIKTLLQIYIYTGEKKYLAPIPKALAYLKKSELPGGKLARFYELKTNRPLYFTKKYELTYKDDDMPTHYGFIVSSKVDSLQRQYEKLLKASPEKLASMQFPQRRVRLTPALKARAQSVVNALNEQGAWLTQGEIRSANLKNVPVIETRVFAKNLETLADFVAASQSD; encoded by the coding sequence ATGATTATGCTCTCCCGATCTCGACTACTGAAAAGTCTGATTCTACTTTGCTTCCTGGCAGGGGGAACGATATCACTACGAGAATTGCAGGCAGACGTTTCCGTGGCTGAGGCGAAACAGGCAATGCGGAAGGCGACGGATTTCTTTACCACTCAGGTTGCAGCAGAAGGGGGCTATCTCTGGCGCTACAGCCGGGATTTGAAGTACCGGGAAGGGGAAGAACTCGCTACGGATTCGATGATCTGGTTGCAACCCCCGGGAACTCCCACGGTAGGAGAAGCGTATCTGAGTGCCTATCAGAAAACCGGGGAGCCTTATTTATTGAAAGCCGCTCAAGCGACAGCAAATGCACTCATTAATAGCCAATTGAAGTCGGGGGGCTGGGCTGATTCCGTCGATTTTTCGAAGCGTTCCCAATCCCAGTTTCGCGTCGACGGAGGCGGTCCCTCTGCGCGAAATATCACCACATTTGATGACAATAAATCTCAATCTGCCGTCCATTTCCTGATTCAACTTGATCAGGAGCTCAAATTCAAAGATCAGCGGCTGCATGAAGCGACCCTGTACGCTTTGGATTCCTTTATCAAAGCACAGTTTCCGAACGGAGGCTGGCCCCAGCGGTACGACCATTTTCCTGATCCGAAAGAGTATCCCGTACTGAAAGCCAACTATCCGGATCACTGGTCACGTACCTTTCCCAAGCAGAAATACACAGGCTATTACACTTTCAACGACAATACGATCCAGGATCTGGTGAACGTGATGTTTCTGGCATATCACGTCTACCAGGATCCCCGGTATCGGGATTCCGCTTTGAAAGCAGGCGACTTTATTATTCTGGCACAGATGCCGGAACCCCAGCCTGCCTGGGCGCAGCAGTACAATCTGAAGATGCAGCCGGCCTGGGCCCGTAAATTTGAGCCACCTGCAGTCACGGGAGGCGAGTCGCAGGGCGTCATCAAAACATTGCTGCAGATTTACATTTATACCGGAGAAAAGAAGTATCTGGCCCCGATTCCTAAAGCACTGGCTTATTTGAAAAAGTCAGAACTGCCGGGAGGCAAACTGGCTCGATTTTATGAGTTGAAAACGAATCGGCCTTTATACTTTACAAAAAAATATGAGCTGACTTACAAAGATGACGACATGCCGACGCATTATGGTTTCATCGTCAGCTCCAAAGTGGATTCACTGCAACGTCAGTATGAAAAGTTACTCAAAGCCTCTCCGGAAAAACTGGCTTCGATGCAATTTCCCCAGCGTCGGGTCCGGTTGACACCCGCATTGAAGGCGCGGGCGCAGTCAGTTGTAAACGCGCTGAATGAACAGGGTGCCTGGCTGACGCAGGGCGAAATCCGCAGCGCAAATCTCAAAAACGTACCTGTTATTGAAACGAGAGTGTTCGCGAAAAATCTGGAGACGCTGGCTGATTTCGTTGCCGCCAGTCAATCAGACTGA